The following proteins are co-located in the Clostridiales bacterium genome:
- a CDS encoding aminotransferase class III-fold pyridoxal phosphate-dependent enzyme, protein MQFPIYEYPKSREAFQRALRVIPSGIYGHQGPSEGCYIPQSAFPLFSSYAKGAHFWDLDGNDFIDYMCGYGPNVLGYGDSDVDTAALEQRKKEDCVTAPSSVMVDFAELLVDTVASADWAFFAKNGSDVTTLAVLTARAATRRKKIIFFNGYYHGVHPWTQKLDYPGVLEEDVANNLYVKFNDYPALEKLFNEHRGEIAGIITQPYAHGNFNDNYFADAGYWQKIRKLCDESGSVLIVDDVRCGFRLDLAGSDHYFGFQADLICFCKALANGYNVSALCGRDSLRDVVSSLSYTGSYWMSAVPFAAGIACINKLKALNAPKLFHELGTKLTEGFKAAAANNGFDLAVSGAPSLFYLRLADDESLMLHQQWVAECVKRGIFLTSHHNHFINAALTEEDINRSIEIAEDAFHALKDAD, encoded by the coding sequence ATGCAATTTCCGATTTACGAATATCCCAAAAGCCGCGAGGCGTTTCAGCGTGCGCTCCGTGTAATTCCTTCGGGGATCTATGGACATCAGGGGCCTTCTGAGGGGTGTTATATCCCTCAAAGCGCCTTCCCCCTGTTTTCTTCTTATGCCAAGGGCGCTCATTTCTGGGATCTGGATGGCAATGATTTTATTGATTACATGTGCGGCTATGGGCCCAATGTTCTTGGATACGGTGATTCCGACGTGGACACCGCCGCCCTGGAGCAGCGGAAAAAGGAGGACTGCGTAACGGCTCCATCCTCTGTTATGGTTGATTTCGCAGAGCTTCTGGTCGATACCGTAGCAAGTGCGGACTGGGCTTTTTTTGCCAAGAATGGCAGTGATGTGACAACACTGGCTGTACTTACCGCCAGAGCTGCAACAAGACGAAAAAAGATTATTTTCTTTAACGGCTACTATCATGGGGTTCATCCCTGGACGCAAAAGCTGGATTATCCCGGTGTCCTTGAAGAAGATGTGGCAAACAACCTCTATGTAAAATTTAATGATTATCCTGCTCTGGAAAAGCTATTCAATGAACACCGGGGTGAAATTGCAGGAATCATAACTCAGCCCTATGCCCACGGTAATTTTAATGATAACTATTTTGCCGATGCAGGTTATTGGCAGAAGATACGGAAGCTCTGTGACGAAAGCGGGAGTGTGCTGATTGTGGATGATGTACGCTGTGGTTTTCGACTCGACCTGGCCGGTTCGGATCATTACTTCGGTTTTCAGGCTGATCTAATCTGCTTTTGCAAGGCACTTGCCAACGGGTATAACGTATCCGCCCTCTGCGGCCGAGATTCCCTTCGCGATGTGGTCAGCAGCCTGTCCTATACCGGAAGTTATTGGATGAGTGCAGTTCCCTTTGCTGCCGGAATTGCCTGTATCAACAAACTGAAAGCCCTGAATGCTCCAAAGCTGTTTCACGAACTTGGCACGAAGCTTACAGAAGGTTTCAAAGCTGCAGCAGCAAATAACGGGTTTGATCTGGCAGTATCCGGTGCCCCCTCCTTATTCTATCTCAGGCTGGCCGATGATGAATCCCTGATGCTTCATCAACAATGGGTGGCAGAATGTGTGAAACGCGGAATCTTCCTGACCTCCCATCACAATCATTTTATCAATGCGGCACTGACGGAAGAAGACATCAACCGATCCATCGAAATTGCAGAAGATGCTTTTCATGCGCTGAAAGATGCAGATTAG
- a CDS encoding ABC transporter ATP-binding protein: MSMLSVRDVSYIYQSKYQSIEAVRHVSCVFESGKLYAVTGPSGSGKSTLLSLLAGLDLPTSGEILVEGKSMASLDRDQYRREIASVVYQSFNLFPLLTALENVIYPMELLGKKKPEAVEIAMQLIGEVGLGEKTYQQFPIMMSGGEQQRVAIARALAAGGKILLADEPTGNLDSANEKNVVELLRTLAHKQGYLVIVITHNPYVAEQADAVYRMRDGELQTDGRA; the protein is encoded by the coding sequence ATGAGTATGTTGTCTGTCAGGGATGTCAGTTATATTTACCAAAGCAAATATCAATCGATCGAGGCGGTCCGGCACGTCAGCTGCGTCTTTGAGTCAGGAAAGCTGTATGCTGTCACAGGACCGTCAGGCAGCGGAAAAAGTACGCTGCTTTCCTTATTGGCTGGGCTGGATTTGCCTACCAGCGGGGAGATTTTGGTGGAAGGAAAGTCCATGGCTTCTTTAGACAGAGACCAGTATCGGAGAGAAATTGCATCCGTGGTGTATCAATCTTTTAATCTGTTCCCTCTTCTGACCGCTTTGGAAAACGTGATATATCCGATGGAACTGCTTGGAAAAAAGAAACCGGAGGCGGTGGAAATCGCCATGCAGTTGATTGGTGAAGTGGGGCTGGGTGAAAAGACCTATCAACAATTTCCAATCATGATGAGCGGCGGAGAGCAGCAGCGTGTTGCAATTGCACGTGCCTTGGCTGCAGGAGGAAAGATTCTTCTGGCTGATGAACCCACAGGAAATCTTGATTCCGCTAACGAAAAAAATGTTGTAGAGCTGCTCAGGACATTGGCACATAAACAAGGCTATCTGGTGATCGTCATTACCCACAATCCGTATGTGGCAGAACAGGCAGATGCGGTCTATCGCATGAGGGACGGAGAACTTCAAACGGATGGGAGGGCATGA
- a CDS encoding DUF4367 domain-containing protein, with the protein MKKVITIVLCAVMAFSFAACESSANGPDRKTGDNTQIPNPFVDCSTIQEAEDLAGFTAILPQRIPDGYSLDSIQAIKNDLIQMIYENGEGEITYRQAKGSDDISGSYVEYPEENTMTLGSLEVTVKGNEGTVSVATWVNGAYTFALMADSDGNGLANTAISDMINSMEANDVE; encoded by the coding sequence ATGAAAAAAGTAATTACAATTGTTCTATGTGCTGTCATGGCATTCTCTTTTGCAGCCTGCGAAAGCAGTGCCAACGGCCCGGACCGCAAAACCGGTGATAACACGCAAATCCCAAACCCCTTTGTAGATTGCAGTACCATCCAAGAAGCTGAGGATCTTGCTGGATTTACCGCAATTCTTCCCCAAAGGATTCCGGACGGCTATTCTTTGGACAGCATTCAGGCTATCAAAAACGATTTGATACAAATGATCTATGAAAATGGCGAAGGTGAAATAACCTATCGTCAAGCGAAGGGCAGCGATGATATCAGCGGCAGCTACGTCGAATACCCGGAGGAAAACACGATGACCCTTGGCAGCCTCGAGGTTACGGTCAAGGGGAATGAAGGCACCGTTAGCGTAGCCACTTGGGTGAATGGAGCATATACCTTTGCGCTGATGGCTGATTCTGATGGCAATGGACTTGCCAATACTGCAATCAGTGATATGATTAACAGTATGGAAGCGAATGATGTTGAGTAA
- a CDS encoding protein-glutamate O-methyltransferase CheR, which translates to MVAITEQEFRKLSEHIKSHYGIHLKDEKKTMIAGRLHNVLLEQNFDNFTDYYNYLITDSSGTAARTLMNKITTNHTFFMRESDHFTYLSEQVLPYLKGTVKDRDLRIWSAGCSSGEEPYTIAMLLDEFFGGEKSSWDTKVLATDISDRVLGEAKQGIYSNEGIKKLPDSWKGKYFQRYDSENSQVALKIRDEVIFRKLNLMDKTFPFKRKFHIIFCRNVMIYFDSETKWKLANRFYDMTEYGGYLFIGHSESLDRKETKYRYLMPAVYRKL; encoded by the coding sequence ATGGTTGCCATAACGGAACAAGAATTCAGGAAATTATCGGAACATATAAAATCTCATTACGGGATTCATCTCAAAGATGAAAAAAAAACTATGATAGCCGGCAGGCTTCACAATGTATTACTGGAGCAAAATTTTGATAATTTTACCGATTATTATAACTATTTGATCACGGACTCGTCGGGAACCGCTGCCAGAACACTGATGAATAAGATTACAACCAACCATACCTTCTTTATGAGGGAATCTGATCATTTTACGTATTTAAGTGAGCAGGTATTACCCTATCTGAAAGGAACGGTGAAGGATCGTGATTTGAGAATTTGGAGTGCTGGATGTTCGTCGGGGGAGGAACCTTACACCATCGCAATGCTCCTCGACGAGTTCTTCGGTGGAGAAAAGTCTTCTTGGGATACAAAAGTTCTGGCAACTGATATTTCCGACAGAGTACTGGGGGAAGCAAAACAAGGCATTTATTCCAATGAAGGAATTAAAAAGCTGCCTGACAGCTGGAAGGGGAAGTATTTTCAGCGATATGACAGTGAAAACAGTCAGGTCGCATTAAAGATTCGAGATGAAGTCATCTTCAGAAAGCTAAATCTTATGGATAAAACCTTCCCTTTTAAAAGAAAATTCCATATTATTTTCTGCAGAAATGTAATGATCTATTTTGACAGTGAAACGAAATGGAAGCTTGCAAATCGCTTCTATGACATGACAGAATATGGAGGGTATCTCTTTATAGGTCATTCGGAATCACTGGACAGGAAAGAAACCAAATATCGTTATCTTATGCCTGCTGTTTACAGAAAGCTGTAA
- a CDS encoding ABC transporter permease: protein MRMRHVGNSLRQMARTPGRTMLFLVLLSLSSILLTLGEGLYLLSEETVKKLESVFTTIGTVEQTPDAMTEQKLWDTEKKAYMNSTPQAEYHTIIPVEKLNFEGADYIHPPVRRPYYGATHPDFIYRDDSFIRVIAQTRDRLPIVEVTPLQDCVPDHTVRLKLLRELYGRNGAAGREVQEWETILFCDHYNPNPQTLYAGKTYVMALEWRRSHAEWQRTHTGVDRLSGEYFPRSSDTNYVLSTQYRSNGEKIPEQLPMQDRWDIVTDGFYDTPEGQRWLELAKAMEQLEHAIPVIPTDSTQLLMSFFNGNATVIAGRDISKQEYQSGERVCLISQEFSQMHGYGVGDTIPLPLFFADYRDSASRDFPPDSLPIGIPNHPLNAEGKAYQVFDDHQYVVVGIYNEINKATSSSGYDMAGYGVVVPAASIHSSDENNILDYGPMMGYNTVFQIPNGTIDQFREAWEKQGMKGLKINFYDKGYTRIKESLDKIKQIALALSVAGMLVAVLILLLFCHLFIGKQKKRTAIERSLGMNKFSCTISLLAGILVIVLLGSAFGSVIGYLFTGSAMSLFSAQAQGQIYSTAYSSWASAAGELNELPFEAGAVSPFVCLFTVAFLVILSFGIALAQIWQNLKSEPLKLLSMREN from the coding sequence ATGAGAATGAGGCATGTCGGCAATAGCTTGCGGCAGATGGCCCGTACCCCTGGGCGAACCATGCTGTTCCTGGTGCTGCTCAGCCTGTCATCGATCCTATTGACCCTTGGGGAAGGACTTTATCTGCTGAGTGAAGAAACTGTGAAAAAGCTGGAGAGTGTTTTCACAACAATCGGAACGGTGGAGCAGACCCCCGATGCGATGACGGAGCAAAAACTGTGGGATACAGAGAAAAAAGCCTACATGAACAGTACGCCGCAAGCGGAGTATCACACCATCATTCCTGTGGAAAAACTGAATTTTGAGGGTGCAGACTATATCCATCCACCGGTGCGCAGACCGTATTATGGGGCAACACACCCCGACTTTATTTATCGTGATGATTCTTTCATCAGAGTCATTGCACAGACCCGGGATCGATTACCGATTGTGGAGGTAACACCGCTTCAGGATTGCGTGCCGGATCACACTGTAAGGCTTAAACTCCTCCGTGAGCTGTACGGCAGAAATGGAGCTGCGGGGAGGGAGGTCCAGGAATGGGAGACCATATTGTTCTGCGACCACTATAACCCCAATCCGCAGACCTTGTATGCTGGAAAAACTTATGTAATGGCGCTGGAATGGAGGCGTTCTCACGCAGAATGGCAGAGAACACATACCGGCGTGGATCGGCTTTCCGGAGAGTACTTTCCGCGCTCCTCCGATACAAATTATGTTTTATCCACTCAGTATAGATCTAATGGGGAGAAGATTCCGGAACAACTACCAATGCAGGATAGATGGGATATTGTCACAGATGGGTTTTATGATACGCCGGAAGGGCAGCGGTGGCTTGAGCTTGCGAAAGCAATGGAGCAGCTTGAGCATGCCATTCCAGTGATTCCAACAGACAGCACGCAGCTTCTCATGTCTTTTTTCAATGGCAATGCAACCGTTATAGCAGGAAGAGACATTTCTAAGCAAGAATACCAAAGCGGTGAACGCGTTTGTCTGATCAGCCAGGAGTTTTCACAAATGCATGGATATGGCGTGGGAGATACCATACCACTTCCGCTGTTCTTTGCGGATTACAGGGATTCGGCAAGCCGTGATTTCCCGCCTGACAGCCTTCCAATAGGAATCCCGAATCACCCCCTCAATGCAGAGGGAAAGGCATATCAGGTTTTCGATGACCATCAATATGTTGTTGTTGGTATCTATAATGAGATCAATAAAGCTACTAGCTCATCCGGCTATGATATGGCGGGATACGGGGTAGTGGTTCCTGCCGCATCAATCCACAGCAGTGATGAAAACAATATACTGGATTATGGCCCCATGATGGGGTATAACACGGTCTTCCAAATCCCCAACGGTACCATTGATCAGTTTCGGGAAGCATGGGAAAAACAAGGAATGAAAGGGCTCAAAATCAACTTCTACGATAAGGGTTACACAAGGATCAAGGAGAGTTTGGATAAGATCAAACAGATTGCACTTGCCCTTTCTGTAGCTGGGATGTTGGTTGCTGTATTGATTTTACTACTGTTCTGTCATCTTTTTATCGGCAAACAAAAAAAGCGTACCGCTATTGAACGGTCGCTCGGTATGAACAAGTTTTCTTGCACCATATCCCTGCTTGCTGGAATCCTGGTTATCGTGCTGCTTGGCAGTGCTTTCGGCAGCGTGATCGGATATCTATTTACCGGCAGCGCCATGAGTCTCTTTTCAGCGCAGGCTCAGGGACAAATATACAGCACCGCATACAGCAGCTGGGCCAGTGCAGCCGGAGAATTGAATGAACTTCCTTTTGAAGCAGGAGCAGTTAGCCCATTTGTGTGCTTGTTCACGGTTGCATTTCTTGTGATCTTGTCCTTTGGGATTGCCCTTGCGCAGATTTGGCAGAATCTGAAAAGCGAACCACTGAAGCTTTTAAGCATGAGGGAAAATTGA
- a CDS encoding AraC family transcriptional regulator — protein MKSTIVPANYIPFQPGFEQKIHYRNFVVPADHPLHGLVADFYQFDSISAEGELCVIPDGCIDLLFRYGGCRVVMTVEGYHMKKVLIPIDQIGCAFGVRLAPGGLSNFTRIKTWELVGKQLPLTDVLEDSPILERMDLAAAFEERIAIVTEYLVRQLRKCLDSAGIVRFCTERVIHCRGHLPISELSRETGYSVRYLRNLYQRHVGISPKEFCEIIQLQTSILQYTLLMKQNQRVALSDLAIQFGYYDQSHMNKCYQKLVGSLPQKFYYEIQR, from the coding sequence ATGAAAAGCACGATCGTACCGGCAAATTACATCCCGTTTCAGCCCGGATTCGAACAGAAGATTCATTACCGGAATTTTGTGGTGCCTGCTGATCATCCCCTCCATGGTTTGGTGGCGGACTTCTATCAGTTTGATTCTATTTCGGCTGAAGGGGAGCTTTGTGTGATCCCTGATGGGTGTATTGATTTGCTCTTTCGATATGGTGGTTGCCGTGTGGTCATGACAGTAGAAGGGTATCATATGAAGAAGGTTCTCATTCCCATTGATCAAATTGGCTGTGCCTTTGGCGTGCGGCTTGCTCCCGGAGGGCTGAGTAATTTCACACGCATTAAGACATGGGAATTAGTAGGGAAGCAGCTTCCGCTGACGGATGTGCTGGAAGACAGTCCGATTCTTGAACGGATGGATCTTGCTGCGGCTTTTGAGGAACGGATTGCAATCGTGACGGAATATTTGGTGCGGCAGCTCCGTAAGTGTCTTGATTCGGCAGGAATTGTACGGTTTTGCACAGAGCGAGTCATTCATTGTCGGGGTCATCTACCAATCAGTGAACTTTCCAGAGAAACCGGATATTCGGTGCGCTATTTGAGAAATCTTTATCAGAGACACGTAGGCATTTCACCTAAGGAATTCTGTGAGATCATCCAGCTTCAAACATCCATTCTGCAATACACTTTGCTGATGAAGCAGAATCAACGTGTTGCCCTATCTGACCTTGCAATACAATTCGGATATTATGATCAATCCCATATGAATAAATGTTATCAGAAGTTAGTCGGTTCTCTTCCTCAGAAATTTTACTATGAGATACAACGCTGA
- a CDS encoding HAMP domain-containing protein has protein sequence MKWFYDLKVATKLIIGFTILAVIAGIVGAVGVINIHKVSNLSAEMYETHTASLPPLSEISRAYLRQRVVLRNLYIEKDPGKRQEYVSEFELQKTNVFNAADSFQSSIKSDAVRENYNTLMQSLEDFEDLGAETINMIELGRMDEAYNLLSGTRGSEIANTVQQQTDKLMEMKTSQAKESADYNKASANKASVTMITVIAVSIAIAIGLGIVISRIIAVPVKKIVVAAEQIADGDLNVEIDYHSKCEIGALAAAFKKMSDNLNEVMTGINTASEQVAVGSKQVSDSSVALSQGATEQASSIEELTASLEEISSQTKLNAQNANQANELAESAKSSAVMGNDQMKDMLVAMEEINFSSGNISKIIKVIDDIAAQTNILALNAAVEAARAGQQGKGFAVVAEEVRTLAARSAGAAKETTALIEGSIQKVEGGTKIAKETAAALGEIVGGIEKVANLVNEIAVASNEQATGIGQINQGIMQVSEVVQTNSATSEESAAASEELSGQASLLREMVGKFKLRKVRASYGKLDDLSPEVMKFIESMSGRMKGGMLTDVGEPSDEKMKKPAKEKGIILSDLEFGKY, from the coding sequence ATGAAATGGTTTTATGATTTAAAAGTAGCAACAAAATTGATAATCGGCTTTACGATATTAGCAGTAATCGCAGGAATCGTTGGAGCGGTCGGCGTTATTAACATCCATAAAGTAAGCAATTTAAGTGCAGAAATGTACGAGACGCACACGGCATCGCTGCCGCCTCTTTCTGAGATTTCGAGAGCATATCTCAGGCAGCGCGTCGTATTAAGGAATCTGTATATTGAAAAGGATCCGGGAAAAAGACAGGAATATGTCAGTGAGTTTGAACTGCAGAAGACTAACGTTTTTAATGCAGCTGACAGCTTCCAATCCTCTATAAAAAGTGATGCAGTAAGAGAAAATTACAATACTCTGATGCAATCTCTGGAGGATTTTGAAGATTTGGGTGCTGAAACCATCAACATGATCGAACTGGGACGTATGGACGAAGCCTATAACCTGCTCAGCGGGACACGAGGCTCAGAGATTGCAAACACGGTTCAGCAGCAGACTGATAAGTTGATGGAAATGAAGACGAGTCAGGCAAAAGAAAGTGCTGATTATAATAAAGCTTCGGCGAATAAAGCCTCTGTAACTATGATTACTGTAATTGCAGTGAGTATTGCGATTGCTATCGGGTTGGGAATTGTGATTTCTCGGATTATTGCAGTTCCAGTGAAAAAGATTGTTGTGGCTGCAGAACAGATTGCAGACGGCGATCTGAATGTGGAGATTGATTATCATTCCAAGTGTGAAATTGGAGCTCTTGCCGCCGCCTTTAAGAAAATGTCCGATAATCTGAACGAGGTGATGACGGGGATCAATACTGCTTCGGAGCAGGTCGCGGTGGGGTCAAAGCAAGTTTCCGATTCCAGTGTCGCCCTTTCTCAAGGAGCTACAGAACAGGCCAGCTCCATAGAGGAACTTACTGCCTCCTTGGAAGAAATTTCTTCTCAGACGAAGCTCAATGCGCAAAATGCCAATCAGGCCAACGAACTGGCTGAGAGTGCAAAATCTAGTGCTGTAATGGGCAATGATCAGATGAAAGATATGCTTGTTGCCATGGAGGAGATTAATTTTTCTTCTGGAAACATTTCAAAAATTATAAAGGTAATAGACGATATTGCCGCACAAACCAATATTCTGGCACTTAACGCTGCCGTGGAGGCTGCCAGGGCCGGACAGCAGGGGAAAGGCTTTGCCGTAGTGGCGGAAGAGGTTCGAACACTGGCTGCACGGTCTGCCGGAGCTGCGAAGGAAACCACAGCGTTAATTGAAGGCTCTATCCAAAAGGTAGAAGGTGGAACTAAAATTGCGAAGGAAACAGCAGCTGCACTTGGTGAGATTGTCGGAGGCATTGAAAAAGTAGCCAATTTAGTCAATGAAATTGCTGTTGCGTCCAATGAGCAGGCGACAGGAATCGGTCAAATCAACCAGGGAATCATGCAAGTCTCAGAGGTTGTTCAAACCAATTCTGCCACATCAGAAGAGAGTGCTGCTGCCAGCGAAGAACTCTCTGGACAGGCATCCCTTCTTAGGGAGATGGTGGGTAAATTCAAACTAAGAAAAGTCAGAGCTTCCTACGGAAAGCTGGATGATCTTAGTCCGGAGGTCATGAAGTTTATCGAGAGTATGTCCGGCAGGATGAAAGGCGGAATGCTTACTGATGTTGGGGAACCATCAGATGAAAAAATGAAAAAACCGGCCAAGGAAAAGGGGATTATCCTAAGTGATCTGGAGTTTGGTAAGTACTAA
- a CDS encoding cysteine synthase family protein: MYDNILDAIGRTPLVRINRLNPKPQIPLYAKIEGFNPTGSIKDRIALKMIEQAEECGALTPGKIIIEPTSGNTGIGLAMIGAVKGYPVMIVMSEAVSVERRKMIEAFGARVLLTDAALGTDGAIRKAHELAEDNPELYFMPNQFSNQYNKLAHYCTTANEIWEETQGKVTHFVSSLGTSGTIMGVGMGLKDKNPAIQIVEAHPVKGHYIQGLKNMEEAIVPEIYDPSKIDRTVMIESEEAFAMAREIVLKEGIFVGMSSGAAMVAALECIRDLEEGFVVVTFADRGEKYLSTTLFDHN, translated from the coding sequence ATGTATGACAACATTCTCGACGCCATCGGACGGACTCCGCTGGTGCGCATCAACAGACTCAACCCCAAGCCTCAAATTCCGCTCTATGCAAAGATTGAAGGCTTTAATCCAACCGGAAGCATCAAGGACCGCATCGCACTGAAGATGATTGAACAGGCAGAAGAATGCGGCGCACTGACTCCGGGAAAAATTATCATTGAACCCACATCAGGAAACACCGGAATCGGTCTGGCTATGATCGGAGCGGTAAAAGGATATCCGGTCATGATCGTCATGAGCGAGGCGGTATCGGTAGAGCGAAGAAAGATGATAGAAGCCTTCGGTGCCAGAGTGCTGCTGACGGACGCTGCACTGGGAACTGACGGGGCTATCAGAAAAGCGCATGAACTTGCAGAAGACAACCCTGAGCTTTATTTCATGCCCAACCAGTTTTCCAATCAATACAACAAACTTGCCCACTACTGCACCACTGCCAACGAGATTTGGGAAGAAACCCAAGGCAAGGTTACTCATTTTGTTTCCTCTTTGGGAACCTCCGGAACCATCATGGGAGTGGGTATGGGCCTGAAGGATAAAAACCCGGCAATTCAAATCGTGGAAGCGCACCCGGTCAAGGGCCATTACATACAGGGGCTGAAAAACATGGAAGAAGCCATCGTGCCTGAAATCTACGATCCCTCAAAAATCGATCGAACGGTTATGATCGAATCCGAGGAGGCCTTTGCAATGGCAAGGGAGATCGTTCTAAAGGAAGGCATCTTTGTCGGCATGAGCAGCGGCGCTGCTATGGTTGCAGCATTGGAATGCATCCGAGATCTAGAAGAAGGTTTTGTTGTGGTTACCTTCGCAGACAGAGGGGAAAAATATCTCAGCACGACACTGTTTGATCATAATTAA
- a CDS encoding sigma-70 family RNA polymerase sigma factor, with product MTAYGNNVLRLAYSYLHNMSDAEDVLQDTLIQFLKTQPQFETSEHEKAWFLRVAINTSKNKLNYNSIRKTDELSETLAAGEAEDLAFVWDAVKQLPSKYSEVVHLYYHEGYSTAQVASLLSKKETTVRSLLQRARSRLKEVLKEVYDFEKQI from the coding sequence ATGACAGCTTATGGAAATAATGTTCTCCGCCTCGCTTATTCTTATTTGCACAATATGAGTGATGCCGAAGACGTCCTTCAAGATACGCTGATACAGTTTCTGAAAACTCAGCCTCAGTTTGAAACGTCTGAACACGAAAAAGCATGGTTTTTACGCGTTGCCATTAACACCAGCAAAAACAAGCTGAACTATAACAGCATCAGAAAGACCGATGAGCTCAGCGAAACTCTGGCAGCAGGAGAAGCAGAAGATCTGGCGTTTGTATGGGATGCCGTAAAGCAGTTGCCTTCTAAATACAGTGAAGTTGTTCATTTATATTACCACGAAGGTTACTCTACCGCCCAAGTAGCCTCATTGCTGTCGAAAAAGGAAACGACGGTACGCTCTTTATTGCAAAGGGCAAGAAGCAGACTGAAAGAGGTGCTAAAGGAGGTGTATGACTTTGAAAAACAGATATGA
- a CDS encoding ABC transporter permease has protein sequence MFAIRNALLNAKRHKLKSILVILACMLIVIFLFLYIGGLKANSRMLENLPEAITIPARISNLSGTLSTGMMIKESVIQGIEESDYIADFFYTVELGAALGDIPEDQVPEMEQGRMNFPLCLGVNRLSAYSDLDDKDITFIDGYGLELMESDEPVCIVRDRDLALWELNAGDTVDMTLFNITYPSDNAVKDFRWLGSYSVRIVGSSREIIKPDAERRSMQVIFPIKWLQKLCNQKGTMFFADSARFLVAKPLELNAFKGEMKELGLMSVISQAKPSPRGISLIVNDETFIKSATRLKENISLMKAFMPFLLIVVGLVGFVISYLLLNSRKPEFAVMRSLGVSKRSCFVTLFLEHAILDFVGSFLGILTASMFIGMTAGLAAAVVILFFISYMAGTSAAVVMLNRFSVMEVLSALD, from the coding sequence ATGTTTGCCATACGTAACGCATTGCTGAATGCAAAGCGCCATAAATTGAAAAGTATTTTGGTAATTCTGGCCTGTATGCTGATCGTTATCTTTTTATTTTTATACATAGGAGGATTGAAGGCCAATAGCCGGATGCTTGAAAATTTACCGGAAGCAATAACCATTCCTGCGCGCATCAGCAATTTGAGCGGAACACTTAGTACGGGCATGATGATTAAGGAATCGGTGATCCAGGGCATAGAAGAGAGCGATTACATAGCGGATTTTTTTTATACTGTCGAGCTGGGAGCGGCTTTGGGTGACATTCCGGAGGACCAGGTGCCTGAGATGGAACAGGGAAGGATGAACTTTCCACTCTGCCTGGGGGTCAACCGCTTGAGTGCTTACTCTGATCTGGACGACAAGGATATTACTTTTATCGATGGATATGGTCTTGAACTGATGGAAAGCGACGAGCCGGTATGCATTGTGAGAGATCGTGATCTGGCTCTATGGGAGCTAAATGCAGGTGACACCGTTGATATGACCTTGTTCAATATTACTTATCCAAGCGATAACGCGGTAAAAGATTTTCGTTGGCTGGGCTCCTATTCAGTAAGAATTGTTGGCAGTTCAAGGGAAATCATAAAGCCTGACGCCGAACGGCGGAGCATGCAGGTGATTTTCCCAATTAAGTGGCTCCAAAAGCTTTGTAACCAAAAGGGAACCATGTTTTTTGCAGACTCTGCGCGCTTTCTAGTTGCAAAGCCGCTGGAACTGAATGCCTTTAAAGGCGAGATGAAAGAATTGGGGCTTATGTCGGTAATCTCCCAGGCCAAGCCTTCGCCAAGAGGCATTTCATTGATTGTAAATGATGAAACCTTTATCAAATCAGCAACCCGTCTTAAAGAGAATATTAGCTTAATGAAGGCTTTCATGCCATTTCTGCTCATCGTTGTCGGACTTGTTGGCTTTGTTATTTCTTATCTTTTATTGAATAGTCGTAAGCCTGAATTTGCTGTCATGCGCTCTCTTGGAGTAAGCAAGAGAAGCTGTTTTGTGACACTGTTTCTGGAGCATGCTATCCTGGATTTTGTCGGAAGTTTTCTTGGGATTCTCACTGCTTCTATGTTTATCGGAATGACTGCAGGCTTAGCCGCAGCAGTTGTTATTCTGTTTTTTATCTCGTACATGGCAGGGACATCTGCCGCTGTTGTTATGCTGAACCGATTCAGTGTTATGGAGGTCTTGTCTGCGTTGGACTAG